Proteins co-encoded in one Mycobacterium mantenii genomic window:
- a CDS encoding helix-turn-helix transcriptional regulator, which yields MPDTGVRRLATVDEFCEYAGLTRGQAAQMRYMGSGPEFVKVTGRQVRYRWSDVEKWVESRTRSRTDDPTVRGQQRADEPRGAAAS from the coding sequence ATGCCCGACACCGGTGTCCGCCGACTGGCGACAGTGGATGAGTTCTGCGAGTACGCGGGCCTAACCCGAGGTCAAGCGGCGCAAATGCGCTACATGGGCTCTGGACCGGAGTTTGTGAAGGTCACCGGCCGCCAGGTCCGCTACCGATGGAGTGACGTCGAGAAGTGGGTCGAGTCGCGGACCCGTAGCCGCACCGACGATCCAACCGTCCGGGGCCAGCAGCGCGCCGACGAGCCCCGCGGAGCTGCCGCCAGCTAA
- a CDS encoding DUF6011 domain-containing protein, which produces MSPPGLTATAPIKEDRPPENRKPTNSFRSYHATTTIADSTVRCSRCRRPLCAPLSVARSSGPICWRHSRVEAAGA; this is translated from the coding sequence ATGAGCCCACCTGGCCTGACAGCCACCGCTCCGATAAAAGAAGATCGGCCCCCGGAGAACCGAAAGCCGACCAACAGTTTTCGCAGCTACCACGCCACAACAACCATCGCCGATTCTACCGTGCGATGCAGCCGGTGTCGCCGGCCATTGTGCGCGCCGCTGTCGGTCGCTCGATCGAGTGGCCCAATTTGCTGGCGACACAGCCGTGTTGAGGCGGCGGGAGCATGA
- a CDS encoding DUF2742 domain-containing protein, with the protein MSVSASQQVSWSETHQFLEAVLAQANVGPLPWAGTPEWCAMSDGDPRKLLALAIDGEHHVLRKEVAQAAHAQASRAVASAADWSAIANEIRQRGSSRRIPRQGVA; encoded by the coding sequence ATGAGCGTCTCAGCCTCCCAGCAGGTCTCCTGGTCTGAAACACATCAATTCCTCGAAGCGGTTCTGGCCCAGGCCAATGTCGGACCACTGCCGTGGGCTGGCACCCCCGAATGGTGCGCAATGTCAGATGGCGATCCGCGAAAGTTGCTTGCCCTCGCGATTGACGGCGAGCATCACGTGCTCCGCAAGGAGGTTGCCCAGGCGGCCCACGCGCAGGCCAGTCGCGCTGTCGCATCAGCGGCTGACTGGTCTGCCATCGCCAATGAGATTCGCCAGCGCGGCAGTTCGCGCCGCATCCCTCGCCAGGGGGTCGCGTGA
- a CDS encoding AAA family ATPase has protein sequence MTTTPRVNGIVVDAPPDDGKTPVLADRLLTRSALLALPDPEPLIDNVLDQGTVALLYGPWGSGKSFIALDWASSVATNRPWQGRVTEQRRVLYVAAEGAYGLKGRLAAWETGWNTKIPDGSLDILPRPVNLINAADVANLSALIDWGGFSYVILDTLARCMVGADENSAKDCGLVVDALHRLRQHTPGGRGVIQGVHHTGKDGKTFRGSSAFEAGADTVYSVTLDGAVIVLDREKRKDGPEVDIHRLKLEAVEGTGSVIIGVSRAGTTPDRADKLLSHFRSHFGDRGAYTSQLFEGCEMLKSTFYRALSDLQERGEIINEGTDKRPFYKVATK, from the coding sequence GTGACGACCACACCCCGAGTTAACGGCATCGTCGTCGACGCACCGCCCGACGACGGCAAGACACCCGTGCTCGCTGACCGGCTACTCACTCGCTCAGCACTGCTTGCTTTGCCCGACCCCGAACCCCTAATCGACAACGTGCTCGACCAGGGCACCGTCGCTTTGCTCTACGGGCCCTGGGGCTCGGGTAAGTCCTTCATTGCCCTGGACTGGGCGTCCAGCGTCGCAACAAATCGGCCATGGCAGGGGCGCGTTACCGAACAACGTCGCGTCCTGTACGTCGCCGCCGAAGGCGCTTACGGACTCAAGGGGCGCCTTGCCGCGTGGGAGACAGGCTGGAACACCAAGATCCCAGATGGCAGCCTCGACATCCTGCCGCGGCCAGTGAATCTCATCAACGCAGCTGACGTCGCCAACCTGTCCGCTCTGATCGACTGGGGTGGCTTCTCCTATGTCATCCTCGACACGCTGGCTCGGTGCATGGTCGGCGCCGATGAGAACTCCGCCAAGGATTGCGGCCTAGTCGTCGATGCGCTCCACCGGTTACGCCAGCACACGCCCGGCGGCCGAGGTGTCATTCAAGGCGTTCACCACACCGGGAAAGACGGCAAGACTTTTCGCGGCTCGTCAGCTTTCGAGGCCGGCGCCGATACCGTCTACTCCGTCACCCTCGACGGAGCGGTCATAGTGCTGGACCGCGAGAAGCGAAAAGACGGTCCAGAGGTCGACATCCACCGGCTGAAATTAGAGGCGGTAGAGGGCACTGGCAGCGTCATTATCGGGGTCTCAAGGGCTGGAACCACCCCCGACCGCGCAGACAAGCTCTTGTCTCACTTCAGGTCTCACTTCGGTGACCGCGGGGCGTACACCTCTCAGCTGTTCGAGGGCTGCGAAATGCTGAAGTCGACGTTCTATCGCGCATTGTCTGACCTGCAAGAACGCGGCGAAATCATCAACGAAGGCACCGATAAGCGCCCCTTTTACAAGGTGGCCACGAAATGA